A single genomic interval of Triticum urartu cultivar G1812 unplaced genomic scaffold, Tu2.1 TuUngrouped_contig_5243, whole genome shotgun sequence harbors:
- the LOC125528965 gene encoding peroxidase 1-like, whose translation MAPRSAALAVVAVAATLLALCGSTEAHTQLGAYNKTCPQAEDIVFKEMTAVLAKSPGLAGSLLRLFSVDCLLGGCEGSILLDSTANNTAEKDSPLNKGLRGYDVVDSIKAKLEAACPGVVSCADVLALAARDSVRITKGPYIPMPTGRQDGNRSSAADVAPNTPKPGANITDLIALFARFNLTAKDLAVLSGAHTIGKAHCSAFSPRLYNFTANSSASDPTLDANYTATLRGQCKAGDLATLVDLDPGSGATFDLGYYGDVAASRGLLSTDAALLLDGDTRAYVMRQANATAPDEFFADFAASFVNMSKIGVLSHHKGEIRRQCSAVNPPSASSLAPAAMSAHAVLLASCFVSIVTLALVL comes from the exons ATGGCGCCGAGGTCAGCAGCTCTAGCGGTCGTCGCTGTGGCGGCGACGCTCCTTGCCCTGTGTGGCTCGACGGAGGCCCACACGCAGCTCGGGGCGTACAACAAGACGTGCCCGCAGGCGGAGGACATCGTGTTCAAGGAGATGACCGCCGTCCTCGCCAAGTCGCCCGGCCTCGCCGGCTCCCTGCTCAGGCTCTTCTCCGTCGACTGCTTGCTCGGA GGGTGCGAGGGGTCGATTCTTCTCGACTCCACGGCCAACAACACGGCGGAGAAGGACTCGCCGCTCAACAAGGGTCTCCGCGGCTACGACGTCGTCGACTCCATCAAGGCTAAGCTCGAGGCCGCCTGCCCCGGCGTCGTCTCCTGCGCCGACGTCCTCGCCCTCGCCGCGCGCGACTCCGTGCGGATC ACCAAGGGGCCGTACATCCCGATGCCGACGGGGCGGCAGGACGGGAACAGGTCGTCCGCCGCCGACGTCGCCCCCAACACCCCCAAGCCGGGCGCCAACATCACCGACCTCATCGCGCTCTTCGCCAGGTTCAACCTCACCGCCAAGGACCTCGCCGTGCTCTCCGGCGCGCACACCATCGGCAAGGCTCACTGCTCCGCCTTCTCCCCTCGCCTCTACAACTTCACCGCCAACAGCAGCGCCTCCGACCCCACGCTTGACGCCAACTACACGGCGACGCTCCGCGGGCAGTGCAAGGCCGGCGACCTCGCTACCCTGGTCGACCTCGACCCTGGCAGCGGCGCCACGTTCGACCTCGGGTACTACGGGGACGTCGCGGCGAGCAGGGGCCTCCTCTCCACCGACGCCGCGCTGCTCCTCGACGGGGACACCAGGGCCTATGTGATGCGCCAGGCCAATGCCACCGCGCCCGACGAGTTCTTCGCCGATTTCGCCGCGTCCTTCGTCAACATGAGCAAGATCGGCGTGCTGTCGCACCACAAGGGCGAGATAAGGAGGCAGTGCTCCGCCGTCAACCCGCCGTCGGCCTCCTCCTTGGCGCCTGCCGCCATGAGCGCGCACGCCGTGCTACTCGCGAGCTGTTTCGTCTCCATCGTTACTCTGGCGCTTGTGCTCTAG